One part of the Actinomyces howellii genome encodes these proteins:
- a CDS encoding glycosyltransferase: protein MRTIDVAPLPLSDLESHLDEVATRRLRDSVVAAHGLLDGRTVWTVTPTASAGAGPVEIVAPLVGYSLGLGIDARWLTLDAPAEFLTISARLHSGIHGDRGDGGKLGDKQRDIYEHVLASNADNVVEEVSEGDVVILHDPPTAGLAKAFKAAGATVLWRCHLGAADSGEAGQHAWAFLDRYLEDVDLVVVSREGYRPPFIEPERCAVIAPSINPDSPKNRVYDLDEAWSIARLAGIFDGEPPFEAVPFVHEDGRPGAVRELPSLAGAGLPVPTGKRTVVQVSRWDRLKGCKELVDAFADHVSALPDDVHLLLVGPDPDPVRDEGAAEVLGEVLERWELLPDSLAARVHIAAVPMHDRDVNATVVNAVQRVADVVTQRSLIEAFGLPVAEAMWKKAPVVASRVGGIEDQVDDGVDGVLVDPEDGGAWAQAVDDVLRFPERAREMGEVAHESVRQRFLPDRHLRDLVDAIGRALDRSPTAP from the coding sequence ATGAGAACCATCGACGTCGCGCCGCTGCCCCTGTCGGACCTTGAGAGCCACCTCGACGAGGTAGCCACCCGGCGCCTGCGCGACTCGGTCGTCGCGGCGCACGGCCTGCTCGACGGCCGCACCGTGTGGACGGTCACGCCGACGGCCTCGGCGGGCGCCGGCCCTGTCGAGATCGTCGCGCCGCTGGTCGGCTACAGCCTCGGGCTCGGGATCGACGCCCGGTGGCTCACCCTGGACGCCCCCGCCGAGTTCCTCACCATCTCCGCGCGCCTCCACTCAGGCATCCACGGCGACCGCGGGGACGGGGGCAAGCTTGGGGACAAGCAGCGGGACATCTACGAGCACGTGCTCGCCTCCAACGCGGACAACGTCGTCGAGGAGGTGAGCGAGGGCGACGTCGTCATCCTCCACGACCCTCCGACCGCCGGGCTCGCCAAGGCCTTCAAGGCCGCCGGAGCCACCGTCCTGTGGCGCTGCCACCTGGGCGCCGCAGACTCCGGCGAGGCGGGCCAGCACGCGTGGGCCTTCCTCGACAGGTACCTCGAGGACGTCGACCTCGTCGTCGTCTCCCGCGAGGGGTACCGACCCCCCTTCATCGAGCCTGAGCGATGCGCGGTCATCGCCCCCTCCATCAACCCCGACTCCCCCAAGAACCGCGTCTACGACCTTGACGAGGCGTGGTCGATCGCCCGCCTGGCCGGGATCTTCGACGGCGAGCCCCCCTTCGAGGCGGTGCCCTTCGTCCACGAGGACGGCCGGCCGGGCGCCGTGCGGGAGCTGCCCTCGCTGGCCGGGGCGGGGCTGCCGGTCCCCACCGGCAAGCGGACGGTCGTGCAGGTCTCACGCTGGGACCGCCTCAAGGGGTGCAAGGAGCTCGTCGACGCCTTCGCCGACCACGTCTCGGCCCTGCCCGATGACGTCCACCTCCTCCTCGTCGGCCCCGACCCCGACCCCGTACGAGACGAGGGGGCCGCGGAGGTCCTCGGGGAGGTGCTCGAGCGCTGGGAGCTGCTGCCCGACTCGCTGGCCGCCCGCGTGCACATCGCCGCGGTCCCCATGCACGACCGGGACGTCAACGCCACCGTCGTCAACGCGGTCCAGCGGGTGGCCGACGTCGTCACCCAGCGCTCGCTCATCGAGGCCTTCGGCCTGCCGGTCGCCGAGGCGATGTGGAAGAAGGCCCCTGTCGTCGCCTCGCGCGTAGGCGGCATCGAGGACCAGGTCGACGACGGCGTCGACGGGGTCCTCGTCGACCCCGAGGACGGCGGCGCCTGGGCCCAGGCGGTCGACGACGTCCTGCGCTTCCCTGAGCGCGCCCGGGAGATGGGCGAGGTCGCCCACGAGTCGGTGCGCCAGCGCTTCCTGCCTGACCGCCACCTGCGTGACCTCGTCGACGCCATCGGGCGCGCCCTCGACCGGAGCCCGACCGCACCCTGA
- the purQ gene encoding phosphoribosylformylglycinamidine synthase subunit PurQ, with translation MARIGVITFPGTLDDVDAARAVRLAGAEPVPLWHKDADLKGVDAVVVPGGFSYGDYLRCGAIARFAPVMGEVVAAAGTGMPVLGICNGFQILAEAHLLPGALIRNDHQRFVCREQPLRVESTSTAWTSAFEVGEEITVPLKNGEGNFVASQAELDRLEGEGLVVFRYLGANPNGSARAIAGVRNERGNVVGLMPHPEHAVEPGFGPDSAAGPRTGVDGLRIFQSALSALAGA, from the coding sequence GTGGCCCGCATCGGCGTCATCACCTTCCCGGGCACCCTCGACGACGTCGACGCCGCCCGTGCCGTGCGCCTGGCCGGCGCCGAGCCCGTTCCCCTGTGGCACAAGGACGCCGACCTCAAGGGCGTCGACGCGGTCGTGGTCCCCGGAGGCTTCTCCTACGGCGACTACCTGCGCTGCGGCGCGATCGCCCGCTTCGCTCCGGTCATGGGCGAGGTCGTGGCCGCGGCGGGCACGGGCATGCCGGTCCTGGGTATCTGCAACGGCTTCCAGATCCTGGCCGAGGCCCATCTCCTGCCCGGAGCCCTCATCCGTAACGACCACCAGCGCTTCGTGTGCCGGGAGCAGCCCCTGCGCGTGGAGTCGACGTCGACCGCCTGGACCTCCGCCTTCGAGGTCGGTGAGGAGATCACCGTCCCCCTCAAGAACGGCGAGGGCAACTTCGTGGCCTCTCAGGCCGAGCTCGACCGCCTCGAGGGTGAGGGGCTCGTGGTCTTCCGCTACCTGGGCGCCAACCCCAACGGCTCGGCGCGTGCCATCGCCGGGGTGCGTAACGAGCGCGGCAACGTCGTGGGGCTCATGCCCCACCCCGAGCACGCCGTCGAGCCGGGCTTCGGACCGGACTCGGCCGCCGGACCGCGCACGGGCGTCGACGGGCTCCGGATCTTCCAGTCCGCCCTGAGCGCGCTGGCCGGGGCCTGA
- the purS gene encoding phosphoribosylformylglycinamidine synthase subunit PurS has product MGRIVVEVMPKPEILDPQGKAVVGSLPRLGFDQFTAVRQGRRFELSVEGPVTEDHLEAARQAAQTLLSNPIIEDVVSVRADSGAHGED; this is encoded by the coding sequence ATGGGACGCATCGTCGTCGAGGTCATGCCCAAGCCGGAGATCCTTGACCCCCAGGGCAAGGCGGTCGTGGGCAGCCTGCCGCGACTCGGATTCGACCAGTTCACCGCGGTGCGCCAGGGGCGACGCTTCGAGCTGAGCGTCGAAGGGCCTGTCACCGAGGACCACCTCGAGGCAGCGAGGCAGGCGGCGCAGACGCTGCTGTCCAACCCGATCATCGAGGACGTCGTCTCGGTGCGAGCCGACTCCGGCGCCCACGGGGAGGACTGA
- a CDS encoding PsbA protein, with translation MTPLGRDRRPAQERGPVDWGTQRAPTRPGTGRSAAQAPDDPLVVDADAGRAGSPGHEGASRSRGPDWGVGRGAAPAQPTPGARARSPWPEAVRTQRLAGIAFALSGLVLATWSAMNLATNAESGRLWVPPWLVVVLAGAGLVAAAGYLAWAGGTAVRGEAERWRPTVLDAAAGLTVGTVSVADPHHLLEGSSAERPTLGAGPSAAAPSQAGGGPGAPAGSASMESGPAPLMGTSTVDQSIHAPAGVAGAVGGFLLAAAVVCAVIALVLGPAWLIATVTLALGGIVSIRLAADWLGHV, from the coding sequence ATGACGCCGCTGGGGCGCGACCGGCGCCCGGCCCAGGAGCGCGGTCCCGTCGACTGGGGCACCCAGCGTGCACCGACCCGGCCCGGAACCGGTCGGTCCGCGGCCCAGGCCCCCGACGACCCGCTCGTCGTCGACGCCGACGCAGGGCGGGCGGGCAGCCCCGGGCACGAGGGAGCGAGCCGGTCCCGAGGTCCGGACTGGGGCGTGGGACGTGGGGCGGCGCCCGCCCAGCCCACACCCGGAGCGCGCGCCCGCAGCCCCTGGCCCGAGGCGGTGCGGACCCAGAGGCTCGCCGGAATCGCCTTCGCCCTGAGCGGGCTGGTCCTGGCGACCTGGTCGGCGATGAACCTGGCGACCAACGCCGAGTCGGGGCGCCTGTGGGTCCCCCCGTGGCTCGTCGTCGTCCTGGCCGGGGCAGGTCTTGTCGCGGCTGCCGGGTACCTCGCCTGGGCCGGTGGGACGGCCGTGCGAGGAGAGGCTGAGCGCTGGCGGCCCACCGTCCTCGACGCGGCGGCCGGCCTGACGGTGGGGACCGTGAGCGTGGCCGACCCGCACCACCTCCTCGAGGGCAGCTCGGCCGAGCGCCCCACCCTGGGCGCAGGCCCCTCCGCCGCAGCCCCGTCGCAGGCCGGTGGGGGACCCGGGGCCCCGGCGGGCTCGGCGTCGATGGAGTCGGGACCCGCTCCGCTCATGGGCACCTCCACCGTCGACCAGTCGATCCACGCACCGGCGGGCGTGGCCGGCGCGGTCGGAGGCTTCCTGCTCGCCGCAGCCGTCGTCTGCGCTGTCATCGCGCTGGTTCTCGGACCCGCCTGGCTCATCGCCACCGTCACGCTGGCCCTGGGCGGGATCGTGTCGATCCGGCTGGCCGCCGACTGGCTCGGCCACGTCTGA
- a CDS encoding phosphoribosylaminoimidazolesuccinocarboxamide synthase, which yields MSPSAPALPLAPALPGWTHLSSGKVRDVYTPAPGSAWSGQDVLLVVASDRISAYDHVLDTPIPDKGKVLTALSAWWFDQLDDVVANHLVSLEVPVQVAGRAMVCRRLRMYPVECVARGYLTGSGLVEYRQNGTVCGQALPEGLTEASRLPEPLFTPAAKAELGEHDENITYERVVEMVGAPAAQALREVTLALYARAAGIAAERGIILADTKFELGVGADGSLVLGDEVLTPDSSRFWPADQWSPGRVAPSFDKQYVRDWLTSPAARWDRDGDQPPPALPEDVVARTRARYLEAYERLTGSPLDL from the coding sequence ATGAGCCCCAGCGCCCCCGCCCTGCCCCTCGCTCCCGCGCTGCCGGGCTGGACGCACCTGTCCAGCGGCAAGGTCCGCGACGTCTACACCCCCGCCCCCGGATCGGCGTGGTCGGGGCAGGACGTCCTGCTCGTCGTCGCCTCGGACCGCATCAGCGCCTACGACCACGTCCTGGACACCCCCATCCCCGACAAGGGCAAGGTGCTCACCGCCCTGTCCGCCTGGTGGTTCGACCAGCTCGACGACGTCGTGGCCAACCACCTCGTCAGTCTCGAGGTCCCGGTCCAGGTCGCGGGACGAGCGATGGTGTGCCGCAGGCTGAGGATGTACCCCGTGGAGTGCGTGGCCCGCGGCTACCTCACCGGGTCCGGGCTCGTGGAGTACCGCCAGAACGGCACGGTGTGCGGCCAGGCTCTGCCCGAGGGCCTGACCGAGGCCTCGCGGCTGCCCGAGCCGCTCTTCACACCCGCCGCCAAGGCCGAGCTCGGCGAGCACGACGAGAACATCACCTACGAGCGGGTCGTCGAGATGGTCGGCGCGCCCGCCGCGCAGGCCCTGCGGGAGGTGACCCTGGCCCTGTACGCCCGCGCTGCCGGGATCGCGGCCGAGCGCGGCATCATCCTGGCGGACACCAAGTTCGAGCTCGGCGTCGGCGCAGACGGCTCCCTCGTCCTGGGCGATGAGGTCCTCACCCCTGACTCCTCGCGCTTCTGGCCGGCCGACCAGTGGTCACCCGGGAGGGTCGCTCCGTCCTTCGACAAGCAGTACGTCCGCGACTGGCTGACCTCCCCGGCCGCCAGGTGGGACCGCGACGGCGACCAGCCCCCGCCGGCGCTGCCCGAGGACGTCGTGGCGCGTACGCGCGCCCGCTACCTCGAGGCCTACGAGCGCCTGACCGGCAGCCCCCTGGACCTGTGA
- the purD gene encoding phosphoribosylamine--glycine ligase, with amino-acid sequence MKILLLGSGAREHALARALAADPVAAELVVAPGNPGTARVATNLHIDPVSPTEVVELAEQMGADLVVVGPEAPLVAGVADAVRQAGIPCFGPGAEAARLEGSKAFAKEVMAAASVPTAEAAVCATEAELAAALDRFGAPHVVKDDGLAAGKGVVVTDDRAVALAHGLACLGKEGGRVVVEDYLDGPEVSLFCVCDGATVRPLAPAQDFKRLGEGDTGPNTGGMGAYTPLTWAPSDIGEQVVAEVAQPVVDEMARRGTAFIGLLYCGLALTSRGLRVVEFNVRFGDPETQAVLARLTSSLPELLLAAATGRLAEVPAPQWSEQAAVDVVVAAPGYPGEVSAGGIITGVEEAEKVEGVHVLHAGTGRDEVGRLVATGGRVLSVVALGDTVAQARGRAYEAVGHIRLEGAQVRPDIALGR; translated from the coding sequence GTGAAGATCCTGCTCCTGGGCTCCGGCGCGCGCGAGCACGCCCTGGCCCGCGCCCTTGCCGCCGACCCTGTCGCCGCCGAGCTCGTCGTAGCGCCCGGCAACCCCGGGACCGCTCGTGTCGCGACGAACCTGCACATCGACCCCGTCTCGCCGACCGAGGTCGTCGAGCTGGCCGAGCAGATGGGCGCCGACCTCGTCGTCGTCGGACCCGAGGCGCCCCTTGTCGCCGGGGTGGCCGACGCCGTGCGCCAGGCGGGCATCCCCTGTTTCGGCCCCGGTGCGGAGGCGGCCCGCCTCGAGGGGTCCAAGGCCTTCGCAAAGGAGGTCATGGCGGCCGCCAGCGTCCCCACCGCCGAGGCCGCTGTGTGCGCGACCGAGGCCGAGCTCGCTGCCGCCCTCGACCGCTTCGGCGCCCCCCACGTCGTCAAGGACGACGGCCTGGCGGCCGGAAAGGGCGTCGTCGTCACCGACGACCGGGCCGTGGCGCTGGCCCACGGCCTGGCCTGCCTGGGCAAGGAGGGCGGGAGGGTCGTTGTCGAGGACTACCTCGACGGCCCCGAGGTCTCCCTGTTCTGCGTGTGCGACGGCGCGACCGTCCGTCCCCTGGCCCCTGCCCAGGACTTCAAGCGTCTGGGCGAGGGCGATACCGGGCCCAACACCGGGGGCATGGGCGCCTACACCCCCTTGACCTGGGCGCCGTCCGACATCGGCGAGCAGGTCGTGGCCGAGGTCGCCCAGCCGGTGGTCGACGAGATGGCCCGCCGGGGCACCGCCTTCATCGGACTGCTCTACTGCGGGCTCGCCCTGACCAGCCGGGGCCTGCGGGTCGTGGAGTTCAACGTCCGGTTCGGTGACCCCGAGACCCAGGCGGTCCTGGCCCGCCTGACCTCCTCCCTGCCCGAGCTGCTCCTGGCGGCCGCGACGGGTCGCCTCGCCGAGGTCCCGGCCCCGCAGTGGTCCGAGCAGGCGGCGGTCGACGTCGTCGTGGCCGCCCCCGGGTACCCCGGTGAGGTGTCCGCCGGCGGGATCATCACCGGGGTCGAGGAGGCGGAGAAGGTCGAGGGGGTCCACGTCCTGCACGCGGGAACCGGCCGCGACGAGGTCGGCCGTCTCGTGGCCACCGGTGGCAGGGTGCTGTCGGTGGTCGCCCTCGGGGACACGGTCGCCCAGGCCAGGGGACGCGCCTACGAGGCGGTCGGGCACATCAGGCTCGAGGGCGCCCAGGTCCGCCCGGACATCGCCCTCGGTCGCTGA
- a CDS encoding VOC family protein encodes MTPATTEEATASLPEGRPCWIELYTPDTTASASFYRELLGWETTEPGDGSPLGTELRNAGRLIGSIESSQDDPETAGWRVTLLVDDVEATVAATPDAGGTVVLPAMEVEGTGMTWALLRDADGALLGVLADPEALEPHPLEAGMPVWYEVLARDLERGAEFYRGALGWTTHREEAGGTVFPYYTNGSGPAAVCGIGDIAVFGRQDTEPAWRVYLGVSDLDEAVGRVRELGGTVREEPSDSPWGRLAEVADPHGAVLRLCQV; translated from the coding sequence ATGACCCCTGCGACCACCGAGGAGGCGACGGCCTCCCTGCCCGAGGGCCGTCCCTGCTGGATCGAGCTCTACACCCCTGACACCACGGCCTCGGCGAGCTTCTACCGCGAGCTCCTGGGCTGGGAGACCACCGAGCCCGGGGACGGCAGTCCCCTGGGTACCGAGCTCCGCAACGCGGGCAGGCTCATCGGCTCCATCGAGTCCTCCCAGGACGACCCCGAGACGGCGGGGTGGCGGGTCACCCTGCTCGTCGACGACGTCGAGGCGACCGTGGCGGCGACGCCGGATGCCGGCGGGACGGTGGTCCTGCCCGCCATGGAGGTGGAGGGGACCGGCATGACCTGGGCCCTCCTGCGCGACGCCGACGGGGCCCTCCTCGGCGTGCTCGCCGACCCTGAGGCCCTCGAGCCCCACCCCCTGGAGGCGGGGATGCCGGTGTGGTACGAGGTCCTCGCCCGCGACCTGGAGCGTGGGGCCGAGTTCTACCGCGGTGCCCTGGGGTGGACCACCCACCGCGAGGAGGCCGGTGGGACCGTCTTCCCCTACTACACCAACGGCTCGGGGCCCGCCGCGGTGTGCGGCATCGGGGACATCGCGGTCTTCGGTCGCCAGGACACCGAGCCCGCCTGGCGCGTGTACCTCGGTGTCTCGGACCTCGACGAGGCCGTCGGGCGTGTGCGTGAGCTCGGCGGGACGGTGCGTGAGGAGCCCTCGGACTCCCCGTGGGGGAGGCTGGCCGAGGTCGCCGACCCTCACGGGGCGGTTCTCAGGCTCTGCCAGGTCTGA
- a CDS encoding helix-turn-helix domain-containing protein → MAPGTLELVARATAFLREHHRQPLSVRDLADHLCYSPSHLTRTFTAVAGVSPIGYLSAWRLHEAKRLLLLPGVGVAEACYEVGYTSVGTFSRRFTRDVGLAPGALRRAADRLAESSLPPVSLLAPADSRVVVRLTLPAALRPALGPSPYQWVGTFPTPAATGPPATGTLRRGLVEVEVPVVAGAPWLLALLVPDGAGVNDHLAPDRPLVARHPRPLRPDAASDPLVLEVEPALPWDPPALVALAALWPG, encoded by the coding sequence GTGGCTCCAGGGACGCTCGAGCTCGTGGCCCGGGCCACCGCCTTCCTCCGGGAACACCACCGGCAGCCCCTGAGCGTTCGCGACCTCGCCGACCACCTGTGCTACAGCCCCTCCCACCTGACCAGGACCTTCACGGCGGTCGCGGGCGTCTCTCCGATCGGGTACCTGTCCGCCTGGCGCCTCCACGAGGCCAAGCGCCTCCTGCTCCTGCCAGGTGTGGGTGTGGCTGAGGCGTGCTACGAGGTGGGCTACACCTCGGTGGGGACCTTCTCGCGGCGCTTCACCCGCGACGTCGGGCTGGCCCCGGGGGCGCTGCGACGGGCGGCCGACCGGTTGGCCGAGTCCAGCCTGCCCCCGGTGAGTCTCCTGGCGCCGGCGGACAGCCGCGTCGTCGTGCGCCTCACCCTGCCTGCCGCGCTGCGCCCGGCCCTGGGCCCCAGCCCCTACCAGTGGGTGGGCACCTTCCCGACGCCCGCGGCGACCGGTCCTCCGGCCACAGGCACGCTGCGCCGTGGCCTCGTCGAGGTCGAGGTGCCGGTCGTGGCCGGGGCCCCGTGGCTGCTGGCCCTCCTCGTGCCCGACGGCGCGGGTGTCAACGACCACCTGGCCCCCGACCGTCCGCTCGTGGCCCGCCACCCCCGGCCGCTGCGTCCCGACGCCGCCTCCGACCCACTCGTGCTCGAGGTCGAGCCCGCCCTGCCCTGGGACCCTCCGGCGCTCGTCGCCCTCGCGGCGCTGTGGCCGGGATGA